A part of Methanomassiliicoccales archaeon genomic DNA contains:
- a CDS encoding TIM barrel protein: protein MSAMIRVGQAGHPPGASDLVDAVERTRALGLDAMEVQFVRNVSIQEAVAHEAGRRARELGVVLSAHAPYYISLNSMNEETVAKSRDWVMRTARAAKMMGAWIIVVHAASYSGTSSEKATKKVIEGISLCRRILDLENNDVVIGLETMGKKGQWGTIAEIQQVMSHVHGVQPVIDFAHLHARGGGSIKGREGFESVLAEHDALPVKRTHCHFSGIEYTGAGEKNHSGLDSGSPDYEPLAELLARSERHITLISETPSPIDGALKMKAMLERCSGATRTDRNKAIHYITPVD from the coding sequence ATGAGCGCGATGATCAGGGTCGGACAGGCAGGCCATCCTCCCGGCGCCTCAGACCTGGTTGATGCGGTCGAGAGGACCAGGGCCCTCGGGCTCGACGCGATGGAGGTCCAGTTCGTCCGAAATGTCAGCATCCAAGAGGCCGTGGCGCACGAGGCCGGAAGGAGGGCGAGAGAATTGGGGGTCGTCCTGAGCGCCCACGCACCATACTATATCAGCCTGAACTCGATGAACGAAGAGACCGTGGCGAAGAGCAGGGATTGGGTGATGAGGACGGCCAGGGCCGCGAAGATGATGGGGGCCTGGATAATAGTCGTGCACGCGGCATCCTATTCAGGGACAAGCAGCGAGAAGGCAACAAAGAAGGTCATCGAAGGGATCTCGCTCTGCAGGAGGATATTGGACCTTGAGAACAACGATGTGGTCATCGGGCTTGAGACGATGGGAAAGAAAGGGCAATGGGGCACCATCGCCGAGATCCAGCAGGTGATGTCACACGTCCACGGCGTCCAGCCAGTGATAGATTTTGCACATCTCCATGCGAGGGGAGGCGGGTCCATCAAGGGGAGGGAAGGGTTCGAGTCGGTGCTCGCCGAGCACGATGCCCTTCCTGTCAAAAGGACACATTGCCACTTCAGCGGCATCGAGTACACCGGGGCGGGAGAGAAGAACCATTCGGGCCTCGACTCAGGCTCACCAGACTATGAACCGCTGGCGGAGCTGTTGGCCAGAAGCGAGAGGCACATCACTTTGATCAGCGAGACCCCCTCGCCCATCGATGGCGCCTTGAAAATGAAGGCGATGCTGGAACGTTGTTCGGGAGCGACAAGGACCGACAGGAATAAGGCCATCCATTACATTACACCCGTCGACTAG
- a CDS encoding DUF835 domain-containing protein, translating into MLVGALAEISVPPGEMIEVRKGGQESFRMVMEKVKKMPLTGYLQSSLALEGHDSSGIIIFEAGRPIYAIYSFRPSGNESVEIIYRGERAMEFVCGDSLYSNAEIELHKVGEIKELEKVLKGRDVSKDYDRPLENILHHKVVDGKAQKAPVAQVDDADQMAAAILEFHLRNIKEKASPKKELRIDVELTEGESYLVEEASRDYSHGIFAYLVEDGMTGLGITRANPRGLRSRIGKGEAQIYWLTDHETKSEETISPSLEKIMVVVEEFLSKNDRCVVLIDDLQYLVSSNNFEGAVRFIRSLVDKMSEKKAMFLMSVDPASLNNQERSIIEREMNVIRSA; encoded by the coding sequence GTGTTGGTCGGTGCGCTAGCTGAGATATCGGTCCCCCCGGGGGAGATGATAGAAGTGAGGAAGGGCGGGCAGGAGTCCTTCCGCATGGTGATGGAAAAGGTCAAGAAGATGCCTTTGACAGGATATCTCCAGTCGTCCCTGGCGCTTGAAGGGCATGATTCCAGCGGCATCATCATCTTTGAAGCGGGCAGGCCGATATATGCTATATACTCGTTCAGACCATCTGGCAACGAGTCTGTGGAGATCATCTATCGTGGTGAGAGGGCCATGGAGTTCGTCTGCGGCGATTCCCTCTACTCAAACGCAGAGATCGAGCTGCACAAGGTCGGGGAGATAAAAGAGCTGGAGAAGGTACTGAAGGGCAGGGACGTGAGCAAGGACTACGACCGACCTCTTGAGAATATCCTTCATCATAAGGTCGTCGATGGGAAGGCGCAAAAAGCCCCCGTGGCACAGGTCGATGATGCCGACCAGATGGCGGCCGCGATATTGGAATTCCATCTGAGGAACATCAAGGAAAAGGCCTCCCCCAAGAAAGAGCTGAGGATAGATGTCGAGCTGACGGAGGGGGAGAGCTACCTGGTGGAAGAGGCGAGCAGGGACTACTCCCATGGGATATTCGCCTACCTGGTGGAAGATGGCATGACCGGTCTGGGTATCACACGGGCCAACCCTCGAGGTCTGCGGTCCCGGATAGGAAAGGGTGAGGCTCAGATATACTGGTTGACGGACCACGAGACCAAGAGCGAAGAGACGATCTCTCCATCCCTCGAAAAGATCATGGTGGTTGTGGAGGAGTTCTTATCAAAGAACGATAGGTGCGTTGTCCTCATCGATGACCTTCAGTACCTTGTCAGCAGCAATAATTTCGAAGGGGCGGTCCGGTTCATAAGGAGCCTTGTTGACAAGATGTCGGAAAAGAAGGCGATGTTCTTGATGTCGGTGGACCCGGCGAGCCTGAACAATCAGGAGCGGTCCATCATCGAGAGGGAGATGAACGTCATCAGGTCCGCTTGA
- a CDS encoding adenosine-specific kinase — MEQVRIDKPADVNIVIGQSHFIKTAEDLYEAMVNAVPSAKFGIAFCEASGPRLVRVEGNDPELRSCAAKNAMRIGAGHSFIVVMRNCYPVNVLRAIKDVPEVCSIFCATANELVVLVAANEKGRGIVGVIDGESPKGVETDDDIRERREFLRKIGYKH, encoded by the coding sequence ATGGAACAGGTCAGGATCGACAAACCTGCGGACGTGAACATCGTCATTGGGCAGTCGCACTTCATCAAGACGGCGGAAGACCTCTATGAGGCGATGGTGAACGCCGTCCCTAGCGCAAAGTTCGGGATCGCGTTCTGCGAGGCCTCTGGTCCAAGATTGGTCAGGGTGGAGGGCAATGACCCTGAGCTGCGGTCGTGCGCTGCCAAGAACGCCATGAGGATAGGTGCAGGGCATTCGTTCATCGTGGTGATGCGCAACTGTTACCCAGTGAACGTGCTGAGGGCGATCAAGGACGTACCAGAGGTCTGCAGCATCTTCTGTGCCACGGCCAACGAGCTAGTTGTGCTCGTGGCCGCGAACGAAAAGGGACGGGGGATAGTCGGAGTGATCGACGGCGAATCGCCCAAGGGGGTGGAGACAGATGATGACATCAGGGAAAGGCGCGAGTTCCTCAGGAAGATCGGTTACAAGCATTGA